The following are encoded together in the Actinoplanes sp. N902-109 genome:
- a CDS encoding TldD/PmbA family protein, translated as MDHFDEAGAAVQAALDAGARYADARVMLRRTETMSARDGEIEDLSSAESAGLGVRALVGSSWGFYAVPDLSDAAARAAGRRAAEIAAASARVPGPAVDLVPGTPTTASWASACEIDPLSVPLSTKGDLLVAATAAARDAGADLAEGLYQIWDTRKWFVSSDGHRIDQHIRECGAGITASAYGDGEIQRRSWPSHRGQYGTRGWELVDELALTDNAARMADEARALLTAPLCPAGETTLILGGEQLALQIHESVGHAIELDRILGWEAAFAGTSWLDLAQLGSLRYGSELMNITIDPTIPGALGSFGYDDEGSPATKRDAVRDGLWVGVLAGRDSAAMAGLDYAGSVRADGWARLPMVRMTNVGLEPGPHTLDEIIAATDDGILMDINRSWSIDDKRLNFQFGCEIGYEIKNGRRGRMLRNPTYTGIGPKFWQSMDMLSAETVAWGTPNCGKGQPGQIGHTGHPAAPARFTNVRVGVRG; from the coding sequence GTGGATCACTTCGATGAGGCCGGCGCGGCGGTGCAGGCGGCCCTGGACGCGGGGGCCCGCTACGCCGACGCCCGGGTCATGCTGCGCCGCACCGAGACGATGAGCGCCCGCGACGGCGAGATCGAGGATCTCAGCTCCGCCGAGAGTGCCGGGCTGGGGGTGCGCGCCCTGGTCGGTTCGAGCTGGGGCTTCTACGCCGTGCCCGACCTGTCCGACGCCGCCGCCCGCGCGGCCGGGCGCCGGGCGGCCGAGATCGCCGCGGCCAGCGCCCGGGTGCCCGGTCCCGCCGTCGACCTGGTGCCCGGCACCCCGACGACGGCGAGCTGGGCCAGCGCCTGCGAGATCGACCCGCTGTCGGTGCCGCTGTCCACCAAGGGCGATCTGCTGGTGGCGGCCACGGCCGCGGCCCGCGATGCCGGTGCCGACCTCGCCGAGGGCCTCTACCAGATCTGGGACACCCGCAAGTGGTTCGTGTCCAGCGACGGGCACCGCATCGACCAGCACATCCGCGAGTGCGGCGCGGGCATCACCGCCAGCGCGTACGGCGACGGCGAGATCCAGCGCCGCTCGTGGCCCTCGCACCGGGGTCAGTACGGCACCCGGGGCTGGGAGCTCGTCGACGAGCTGGCCCTCACCGACAACGCGGCCCGGATGGCCGACGAGGCGCGTGCGCTGCTCACCGCGCCGCTGTGCCCGGCCGGCGAGACCACCCTGATCCTCGGCGGCGAGCAGCTCGCGCTGCAGATCCACGAGTCGGTCGGGCACGCCATCGAGCTCGACCGCATCCTCGGCTGGGAGGCCGCGTTCGCCGGCACGTCCTGGCTGGACCTCGCCCAGCTCGGCAGCCTGCGCTACGGCTCCGAACTGATGAACATCACCATCGACCCGACGATCCCGGGCGCGCTGGGCAGCTTCGGCTACGACGACGAGGGCTCCCCCGCGACCAAGCGCGACGCGGTGCGCGACGGCCTGTGGGTCGGGGTGCTGGCCGGGCGCGACTCCGCGGCGATGGCCGGCCTCGACTACGCGGGCAGTGTGCGTGCCGACGGCTGGGCGCGGCTGCCCATGGTCCGGATGACCAACGTCGGCCTGGAGCCCGGGCCGCACACGCTCGACGAGATCATCGCGGCCACCGACGACGGCATCCTGATGGACATCAACCGGTCGTGGTCCATCGACGACAAGCGGCTCAACTTCCAGTTCGGCTGCGAGATCGGGTACGAGATCAAGAACGGCAGGCGCGGCCGGATGCTGCGCAACCCCACCTACACGGGCATCGGCCCGAAGTTCTGGCAGTCGATGGACATGCTCTCGGCCGAGACGGTGGCGTGGGGCACGCCCAACTGCGGCAAGGGCCAGCCGGGCCAGATCGGGCACACCGGACACCCGGCGGCGCCGGCCCGGTTCACCAACGTCCGCGTGGGGGTGCGGGGATGA